GCCCTCTTTTTCAGCAAGCGGATATGCCTTTGTCTCAGGCCTTACATTAAAACCGAGGATTATTGCCTGAGATGCAGATGCCAGCATCACATCTGATTCATTTATACCTCCAGCCGAGGCATGGATCACCTTGACCTTAACCTGGGGGTGACTCAGGTGCTCCATTGCATCCTTTATTGCCTCCACCGTTCCCTGCACATCTCCTTTAATGACGACGTTCAGATCTTTTATTCCCTCTTCTTTTATCTTTGCGTAAAGGTCATCGAGGGTAAGTTTTCTTGCCTTAGAGATTCCGGCAAGCCTCTGCTTTTGAAGTCTGGCCAGTGCTATCTGTCTTGCTTTTCTCTCATCGTCCATTGCTATAAAAACATCACCGGCCTGGGGAACCTCTGAAAAACCAATAACTTCAACAGGCGTAGCAGGTCCTGCCGCCTCAACTTTTCGGCCGTCATCATCTATTAATGCCCTGACTTTTCCAGCAAATGTCCCGGCAAGAAAGGCATCACCTGCCTTCAAGGTTCCGGATTGAACCAGAACAGTAGCTACCGGGCCCCTTCCTCTATCGAGCTTGGCCTCTATTATTGCTCCTTTTGCTGGCCTGTTGGGATTGGCTTTAAGCTCCATAACTTCTGCCTGAAGCAAAATCATTTCAAGGAGCTTTTCTATCCCTATCCTCTTTTTGGCTGAAACGTCGACAAAAATATTCTGCCCACCCCACTCCTCTGAGACTATTCCATGTTCGGCGAGTTCATTCCGGATCTTTGCAGGATTGGCTTCAGGCTTATCTATTTTGTTTACTGCAACAACTATAGGTACATTTGCAGCCTTTGCATGATTTATAGCCTCAATTGTTTGTGGCATTACACCGTCATCTGCGGCAACTACAAGAACAACGATATCCGTGACTTTGGCTCCCCTTGCCCGCATAGCAGTGAATGCCTCATGGCCAGGTGTATCGAGAAAGACAATATCTTTACCCTTCAATCTGACCTTATAAGCACCTATGTGCTGCGTTATTCCACCAGCTTCCATTTCTGTAACTTTTGTCTGCCGGATAGCATCGAGCAGGGAGGTCTTTCCGTGGTCTACATGACCCATAATTGTGATTATAGGTGGTCTTGGTATCAGATTAGAAACATCTTCTGTTTCTTCTACACCCAGGTCTTCTATCCCCACAGGTGCGAGCTCTATCTTTATGCCAAAACTCTCAGCAACAATCTGAGCTGCAGGTCCATCTACCGGCTGATTTATAGTCAGCATATAGCCAAGCTCCATAAATTTTTTTATCACCTCAGGGAGCTTCTGTCCTATCATCTCGGCAAATTCTTTTAATGTTGTGCCTTCATGGAGTTTCAGCACCTTTTTTCTTGTCGGGGTTGGGAGAGGTAAGACCCTGGCCTCTACCTTTTGATATTGAACTTTGCCTCTTTCATGTTTCTTGGGGAAAGGCTTTACCTCACGCCACTTCTTTACTTCCACCCTCTTTATGGTTTCAAAGGCCCTCTGCATTCCGGGCTTCCCCTTAAACTTCTCAACCCTCTCTGCCTCTACCTCCTTTTTGAACCTGTCAGGTATCTTTACCTCTTCTTCGATCTCTACAGCAGCCGGCTTCTCAACAGGCATAGGGGGCCCTTCGGTTATCTCTTCTTTAGCTTCAGGGACTTCCAATTCCTTTTCCTTTTTGATTTCTAATTCTTCTTTCTCTTCGACTCCC
This genomic interval from Nitrospirota bacterium contains the following:
- the infB gene encoding translation initiation factor IF-2, producing the protein MSKARVYDLAKKLGVGSKELVAELEKMGVKGKTHSSSIEDDSVLKLTKIFTKKEKPPAQKPVPLEKVEKKVEKKVEKKTEKKVEKEIKKVERKIEEVKRGVEEKEELEIKKEKELEVPEAKEEITEGPPMPVEKPAAVEIEEEVKIPDRFKKEVEAERVEKFKGKPGMQRAFETIKRVEVKKWREVKPFPKKHERGKVQYQKVEARVLPLPTPTRKKVLKLHEGTTLKEFAEMIGQKLPEVIKKFMELGYMLTINQPVDGPAAQIVAESFGIKIELAPVGIEDLGVEETEDVSNLIPRPPIITIMGHVDHGKTSLLDAIRQTKVTEMEAGGITQHIGAYKVRLKGKDIVFLDTPGHEAFTAMRARGAKVTDIVVLVVAADDGVMPQTIEAINHAKAANVPIVVAVNKIDKPEANPAKIRNELAEHGIVSEEWGGQNIFVDVSAKKRIGIEKLLEMILLQAEVMELKANPNRPAKGAIIEAKLDRGRGPVATVLVQSGTLKAGDAFLAGTFAGKVRALIDDDGRKVEAAGPATPVEVIGFSEVPQAGDVFIAMDDERKARQIALARLQKQRLAGISKARKLTLDDLYAKIKEEGIKDLNVVIKGDVQGTVEAIKDAMEHLSHPQVKVKVIHASAGGINESDVMLASASQAIILGFNVRPETKAYPLAEKEGVDIRMYNVIYDAIEDVKKALEGLLEPTVKEKVLGRAEIRQLFQVSRFGTIAGCYVLDGFITRSSTGIRVIRDNIVVYDGKIASLKRFKEDVKEIQAGYECGIVIENFNDVKVGDVLENYLMEQVAAKLS